Within the Alteromonas sp. M12 genome, the region GGCCTAACACATGCAAGTCGAACGGTAACATTTCTAGCTTGCTAGAAGATGACGAGTGGCGGACGGGTGAGTAATACTTAGGAACATGCCTTTGTGTGGGGGATAACTATTGGAAACGATAGCTAATACCGCATAACGTCTACGGACCAAAGGGGGCTTTCGGGCTCTCGCGCAAAGAGTGGCCTAAGTGAGATTAGCTAGTTGGTGAGGTAAAGGCTCACCAAGGCGACGATCTCTAGCTGTTCTGAGAGGAAGATCAGCCACACTGGAACTGAGACACGGTCCAGACTCCTACGGGAGGCAGCAGTGGGGAATATTGCACAATGGGGGAAACCCTGATGCAGCCATGCCGCGTGTGTGAAGAAGGCCTTCGGGTTGTAAAGCACTTTCAGTTGTGAGGAAAGGTTAGTAGTTAATACCTGCTAGCTATGACGTTAGCAACAGAAGAAGCACCGGCTAACTCCGTGCCAGCAGCCGCGGTAATACGGAGGGTGCGAGCGTTAATCGGAATTACTGGGCGTAAAGCGCACGCAGGCGGTTTGTTAAGCTAGATGTGAAAGCCCCGGGCTCAACCTGGGAATAGCATTTAGAACTGGCAGACTAGAGTCTTGGAGAGGGGAGTGGAATTCCAGGTGTAGCGGTGAAATGCGTAGATATCTGGAGGAACATCAGTGGCGAAGGCGACTCCCTGGCCAAAGACTGACGCTCATGTGCGAAAGTGTGGGTAGCGAACAGGATTAGATACCCTGGTAGTCCACACCGTAAACGCTGTCTACTAGCTGTTTGTGTATTATATACGTGAGTAGCGAAGCTAACGCGCTAAGTAGTAGACCGCCTGGGGAGTACGGCCGCAAGGTTAAAACTCAAATGAATTGACGGGGGCCCGCACAAGCGGTGGAGCATGTGGTTTAATTCGATGCAACGCGAAGAACCTTACCTACTCTTGACATCCAGAAAATTTGGCAGAGATGCCTCAGTGCCTTCGGGAATTCTGAGACAGGTGCTGCATGGCTGTCGTCAGCTCGTGTCGTGAGATGTTGGGTTAAGTCCCGCAACGAGCGCAACCCTTGTCCTTAGTTGCCAGCATTTAGTTGGGCACTCTAAGGAGACTGCCGGTGACAAACCGGAGGAAGGTGGGGACGACGTCAAGTCATCATGGCCCTTACGAGTAGGGCTACACACGTGCTACAATGGCGAGTACAGAGGGAAGCGAACTTGCGAGAGTAAGCGGATCCCTTAAAGCTCGTCGTAGTCCGGATTGGAGTCTGCAACTCGACTCCATGAAGTCGGAATCGCTAGTAATCGCAAATCAGAATGTTGCGGTGAATACGTTCCCGGGCCTTGTACACACCGCCCGTCACACCATGGGAGTGGGATGCAAAAGAAGTAGTTAGTCTAACCTTCGGGAGGACGATTACCACTTTGTGTTTCATGACTGGGGTGAAGTCGTAACAAGGTAACCCTAGGGGAACCTGGGGTTGGATCACCTCCTTACACTATAGGTATCACTTTTGTGGTGCAGTGTTCACACAGATTGTTTTGTTGTTAATAAAGAAGAGCAAAGAAGTAAGTGCTTGGGTAACAAGCAAATATTGCACATGCTAATGAATTGGCAGAAGCAAGATATAGGCTTGTAGCTCAGCTGGTTAGAGCGCACCCCTGATAAGGGTGAGGTCGGCAGTTCAAGTCTGCCCAAGCCTACCATTTCGCATTTATGCTGCGTTGGATACCTCGTCGTTTAGTGAGCTAAACGTCCTCGATATCCGCCTTGCCTAAACGCGAACTGGCCGAAGATTCATCATCTTCAACCTTATTTACGATGTTTATGCTGTATATAAGGGGCTATAGCTCAGCTGGGAGAGCGCCTGCCTTGCACGCAGGAGGTCAGCAGTTCGATCCTGCTTAGCTCCACCACTTTCAAAAAGAAAGTGATTGCTCAATAAAGGAAAGCAAGCCTTAATCAATAAATGTGAATTAGCATATATTGATTAGGGTTTTTTAAACCTTAAGACGCGGCGCGAAGCGCCAAGTCAATGTTCTTTAACAATTTGGAAAGCTGATAAAAGTAATCAAAAATAAAGAGTAATAATTGAAGAGCAATCTTCGAGCGTACTCTATCTGATTTTGTGATTAGTACTTGTCACGCATACACGAGCTCTTTAATGAGCACCTATGATTTGTGAATAAAAAGGCGCAAATCAAACCAAAGGTTAGCCATCAATCATTCATGTCTTTGATGGAATAGCCAACGATTTGGTTTCTAGGCAAGTGGAGTCGAGTTTTGAGTGAAGGCGCATACGTTTTGTGTATGTAACTGAGCGAAAAGCGAAGGTCCACGCAGCATAGGAAGCAAAGCGGCAGGATATTTGGGGTTGTATGGTTAAGTGACTAAGCGTATACGGTGGATGCCTAGGCAGTTAGAGGCGATGAAGGACGTGTAAGTCTGCGAAAAGCTGTGGTGAGTTGACAAAACGCATTTGAGCCACAGATGTCCGAATGGGGGAACCCAGTGCATTTATGCACTATCTGCAACTGAATACATAGGTTGTAGAGGCAAACGAGGGGAACTGAAACATCTAAGTACCCTTAGGAAAAGAAATCAATTGAGATTCCCCTAGTAGCGGCGAGCGAACGGGGAGCAGCCGAGTAATTATGACGTAGTGGAATGTGTTGGAAAGCACAACGGTACAGGGTGATAGTCCCGTACACTAAGCGTTATTTTTGCCATATTAAGTAGGTCGGGACACGTGTTATCCTGACTGAAGATGGGGGGACCATCCTCCAAGGCTAAATACTCCTAACTGACCGATAGTGAACCAGTACCGTGAGGGAAAGGCGAAAAGAACCCCTGTGAGGGGAGTGAAATAGAACCTGAAACCGTATACGTACAAGCAGTGGGAGCAGACTTGTTCTGTGACTGCGTACCTTTTGTATAATGGGTCAGCGACTTATATTTTGTAGCAAGGTTAACCGTTTAGGGAAGCCGTAGTGAAAGCGAGGGTTAACTGCCCGTTTAGTTGCAAGGTATAGACCCGAAACCCGGTGATCTAGCCATGGGCAGGTTGAAGGTTGAGTAACATCAACTGGAGGACCGAACCCACTGACGTTGAAAAGTCAGGGGATGACCTGTGGCTGGGGGTGAAAGGCCAATCAAACCGGGAGATAGCTGGTTCTCCCCGAAAGCTATTTAGGTAGCGCCTCGGACGAACACCATTGGGGGTAGAGCACTGTTAAGGCTAGGGGGTCATCCCGACTTACCAACCCTTTGCAAACTCCGAATACCAATGAGTGATATCCGGGAGACACACGGCGGGTGCTAACGTCCGTCGTGAAGAGGGAAACAACCCAGACCGCCAGCTAAGGTCCCAAAATATTGCTAAGTGGGAAACGATGTGGGAAGGCTAAGACAGCTAGGAGGTTGGCTTAGAAGCAGCCACCCTTTAAAGAAAGCGTAATAGCTCACTAGTCGAGTCGGCCTGCGCGGAAGATGTAACGGGGCTAAGCAATATACCGAAGCTGCGGATGTTTACTTTGTAAACATGGTAGGGGAGCGTTGTGTAAGTGGCTGAAGGTAAGCTGTGAGGCTTGCTGGACATATCACAAGTGCGAATGCTGACATGAGTAACGATAATGGGGGTGAAAAACCCCCACGCCGGAAGACCAAGGTTTCCTGTCCCATGCTAATCAGGGCAGGGTAAGTCGGCCCCTAAGGCGAGGCAGAGATGCGTAGTCGATGGGAAACGGATTAATATTTCCGTACTTGGTATATCAGTGAAGGGGGGACGGAGAAGGCTAGGCAAGCTTGGTGTTGGTTATCCAAGTGAAAGTGCGTAGGGCGTTGAATTAGGTAAATCCGGTTCAACACTAACCTGAGACACGAGACGAGTCACCAAGGTGACGAAGTTGTTGATGCCATGCTTCCAGGAAAATCCTCTAAACTTATGGTATATCGAACCGTACCCCAAACCGACACAGGTGGTCAGGTAGAGAATACTAAGGCGCTTGAGAGAACTCGGGTGAAGGAACTCGGCAAAATCGTACCGTAACTTCGGGAGAAGGTACGCCCTTGTTTGTGATGGAACTTGCTTCCTAAGCGAACGAGGGCCGCAGTGAAAAGGTGGCTGGAACTGTTTATTAAAAACACAGCACTGTGCTAAATCGAAAGATGACGTATACGGTGTGACGCCTGCCCGGTGCCGGAAGGTTAATTGATGGGGTTAGCGCAAGCGAAGCTCTTGATCGAAGCCCCGGTAAACGGCGGCCGTAACTATAACGGTCCTAAGGTAGCGAAATTCCTTGTCGGGTAAGTTCCGACCTGCACGAATGGCGTAATCATGGCCACGCTGTCTCCACCCGAGACTCAGTGAAATTGAAATCGCAGTGAAGATGCTGTGTACCCGCACCTAGACGGAAAGACCCCGTGAACCTTTACTACAGCTTGGCACTGAACATTGAATCTACATGTGTAGAATAGGTGGGAGGCTTTGAAGCACAGTCGCTAGATTGTGTGGAGCCGCCTTTGAAATACCACCCTTGTATATTTGATGTTCTAACATTGGTCCCTTATCGGGATTGTGGACAGTGTCTGGTGGGTAGTTTGACTGGGGCGGTCTCCTCCCAAAGAGTAACGGAGGAGCACGAAGGTTAGCTAATCACGGTCGGACATCGTGAGGTTAGTGCAATGGCATAAGCTAGCTTAACTGCGAGACAGACACGTCGAGCAGGTACGAAAGTAGGTCATAGTGATCCGGTGGTTCTGTATGGAAGGGCCATCGCTCAACGGATAAAAGGTACTCCGGGGATAACAGGCTGATACCGCCCAAGAGTTCATATCGACGGCGGTGTTTGGCACCTCGATGTCGGCTCATCACATCCTGGGGCTGAAGTCGGTCCCAAGGGTATGGCTGTTCGCCATTTAAAGTGGTACGCGAGCTGGGTTTAGAACGTCGTGAGACAGTTCGGTCCCTATCTGGTGTGGGCGTTGGATGATTGAGGGGAGCTGCTCCTAGTACGAGAGGACCGGAGTGGACGAACCGCTGGTGTTCGGGTTGTCATGCCAATGGCATTGCCCGGTAGCTACGTTCGGAATCGATAACCGCTGAAAGCATCTAAGCGGGAAGCGAGCCCCAAGATGAGTCATCCCTGACAGTTTAACTGTCCTAAAGGGTTGTTGAAGACTACGACGTAGATAGGCAGGATGTGGAAGCGTTGTGAGGCGTTAAGCTAACCTGTACTAATTGCCCGTGAGGCTTAACCATACAACGCCCAAATGTCTTCGTAAGAAGCATGGTGTTGTAAGAGTGACAAGACAACACAAAATTAGCTCGCTCGATAGAGCACAGAGTACGCATACTCTTTGATTACACAGCTTTACCAAATATGTTAATGTTTTGCCCAAGCGGCGAGACAACCAGTTTATGTCTGGCGACCTTAGCGACACGGTACCACCTGATCCCATCTCGAACTCAGAAGTGAAACGTGTTAGCGGCGATGGTAGTGTGGGGTTTCCCCATGTGAGAGTAGCACATCGCCAGACTCCCATTAGAAGAAAGGCTACCTATTTAGGTAGCCTTTTTTTATGCCTGCGATTTACCTAACGAAGCGCCTTTATGAGCATCGAGATAGGTAGCATTCCTTCTAAGCGCTGCCGCGCAACAACACCCCAAGAGAAACCATACCCATCAAGTGTTATGCAATACCTGACGATGTAATAAAACGCTAGGTGTTAACCGTCCCTGGTGCTTCGTCCAGCCTCGCATCCATGCGAGTCGTTCAGTCGGCTAACGTTGCTGCGCAACTAAGAACAGCCTCCTTCACCCCCATGTGAGAGTAGCACATCGCCAGACTCCCATTAGAAGAAAGGCTACCTATTTAGGTAGCCTTTTTTTATGCCTGCGATTTACCTAACGAAGCGCCTTTATGAGCATCGAGATAGGTAGCATTCCTTCTAAGCGCTGCCGCGCAACAACACCCCAAGAGAAACCATACCCATCAAGTGTTATGCAATACCTGACGATGTAATAAAACGCTAGGTGTTAACCGTCCCTGGTGCTTCGTCCAGCCTCGCATCCATGCGAGTCGTTCAGTCGGCTAACGTTGCTGCGCAACTAAGAACAGCCTCCTTCACCCCCATGTGAGAGCCAAAAGATGCTCAACTCTGTAGCACGGGCTTCAGCCCGTGGCATCTTGATATGAAATCTGGGTTCTTTTAAACCCAAATAACTGCTTCTATCTTGCTCAAAACTTATGACAATGGTTGTTACACTTTTCATGGGGGCATTTGTCACCTGAAGTGAAATTTTGTTTCCATAAAAATAATTACTTTGTCATAGTTGGAGTGGGAAATAAAAAATAACAAATGGAAAAATAATGAAAAAGTTTTTTAAATGGACTGGTCTGCTGCTTCTGACTGTTACTTTGTTTGGAGGGGCGTTAGGAGCCCATGAGTGGTATGCGAAAAAGCCTTTGTTCTTTCGCGTTTTTTTAGATCGTACTTTAATTAAGTTTGCCTTAGATAACCCAGAAATATTAACCAGTATTGGTGTTCTAGATGGTATGGGCTTTAAAGGTCACAATGCTGAATTAAATGATGACAGCTTGGAAAAGGCTGATGAAATGTTCGTACTTATGAAAGAGGTACGTGAAGGTTTGTTAGCTTATTCAGATAATTCTTTGGATGAATCACAACGATTATCAAAAGAAATTGCTCTTTACCTGATAGATGGGCAGATAGAGTCTGAACCATATCGTTTTCACAATTATCCTGTAAACCAATTGTTTGGGCTACAAAGTCAGTTTCCAAGCTTCATGGATTCAACACATCAAGTAAACGAGCTTGAAGATGCTCAAAATTATATATCTAGACTAAAAAAGGCAGACGTTAAATTTGCGCAAAATATGGAGGGTTTAATTGTTCGAGAGCAAAATAATATTATACCGCCTAGTTTTGTAATCGACCGAGTGCTCTCTGAAATGCAAGCTTTTGTGGATTCACCCGCTGAAGAAAACATATTATATACTTCCTTACAGGGCAAAATTGATAAAGCTGCAAATTTTTCCGATGCAGATAAATCACAAGTACTAAAAGATGCGGCAGAAGCTATTAACCAACATGTCTATCCCGCCTATCAATCATATATAGATTATTTTGAAAAGCTACAAAACAAAGCTGGTACAGACGATGGTTTATGGCGTTTAGAAGGCGGTGATATTGCATACAAACAAGCTTTAGAGTTTTTTACCACTACTAACTATAGTGCTGACTACATACATGAGACCGGCTTGTCTGAGGTGGAACGCATTCAGCAACAAATACTAACGATCTTAGGATCAGAAGGGTTTGACGTTACCGATGGTTTCACTACTGCAATTGAATCATTAAAAAATGATGAACGTTTCTACTATCCTGATACTGATGAAGGTCGTGCTCAGATACTAGCCGACTACCAGACTATCCTTGATGAAATTAACCAGTCAATGGGAGAAGTATTCAATGTTCTGCCTAAAGCTGGCATGGAAGTTAAGCGCATACCAGAATTTAAAGAAAAAACAGCACCAGGTGCATATTACCAACGGCCATCTATGGATGGGTCTAGACCGGGCGTCTTCTACGCTAATTTGTATGATATTAAAGCTACGCCTAAATACGGTATGCGCACTTTAGCTTATCATGAAGGTATTCCAGGCCATCACTTTCAGGTAAGT harbors:
- a CDS encoding DUF885 domain-containing protein, which produces MKKFFKWTGLLLLTVTLFGGALGAHEWYAKKPLFFRVFLDRTLIKFALDNPEILTSIGVLDGMGFKGHNAELNDDSLEKADEMFVLMKEVREGLLAYSDNSLDESQRLSKEIALYLIDGQIESEPYRFHNYPVNQLFGLQSQFPSFMDSTHQVNELEDAQNYISRLKKADVKFAQNMEGLIVREQNNIIPPSFVIDRVLSEMQAFVDSPAEENILYTSLQGKIDKAANFSDADKSQVLKDAAEAINQHVYPAYQSYIDYFEKLQNKAGTDDGLWRLEGGDIAYKQALEFFTTTNYSADYIHETGLSEVERIQQQILTILGSEGFDVTDGFTTAIESLKNDERFYYPDTDEGRAQILADYQTILDEINQSMGEVFNVLPKAGMEVKRIPEFKEKTAPGAYYQRPSMDGSRPGVFYANLYDIKATPKYGMRTLAYHEGIPGHHFQVSISMELEGLPIFRTLSPFTAYAEGWALYAERLAWELGFEDDPYDNIGRLQAELFRAVRLVVDTGIHAKRWTREEAIEYMANNTGIAQSDVVSEIERYIVMPGQATSYKVGMMKILELREKAKLELGDKFKLADYHDVVLKNGAVPLDILERLVNDYIQSKAN